A window of the Polaribacter batillariae genome harbors these coding sequences:
- a CDS encoding sulfatase-like hydrolase/transferase, protein MNYLNKNKMKKKVFQQGLILTFMFLVTLSLFSKKAQRPNIIFIMSDDHSVGATGAYGNSLVPTPNIDRLADQGMIFNNCFNVISICGMSSFYKPRLANGGR, encoded by the coding sequence ATGAATTATTTAAACAAAAATAAGATGAAAAAAAAAGTATTTCAGCAAGGTTTAATCCTAACATTCATGTTCTTAGTTACTCTTAGTTTATTTTCAAAAAAAGCACAACGACCAAACATCATCTTTATCATGTCAGATGATCATAGTGTTGGAGCAACAGGAGCTTATGGAAATTCATTGGTGCCAACACCCAATATTGATAGGTTGGCAGACCAAGGGATGATATTTAATAATTGCTTTAATGTTATCTCAATTTGTGGAATGTCTAGTTTTTATAAACCAAGATTGGCAAATGGTGGAAGATGA
- a CDS encoding alpha-N-acetylglucosaminidase, protein MKNTILLLTALLIFNCTTKNEGVNALDQLTVRILGKEKAKNFIFEKTVSITDKDKFTIDFKDGKVLIKGNSNIALASGFNWYLRYFTNSHISWETQRINLPEKLPIVANPVTKKSPFTYSYYLNYCTFNYSMAFWDWERWEKEIDWMAMNGVNLPLAIVGVESVWKKTLERLDFTEQEINEFIPGPAFNAWWLMGNLEGWGGPISDEYIEQQATLQKKILSRMKELEMSPILPGFYGMVPNTLKNKYPEADVRDQGHWAGGFKRPAFLSPTDPLFNTIAKIYYEELKKEFGDAKYFSGDPFHEGGSKEGINLTEAGKNIVHGMRQSFPESTWVFQGWQGSPVEKLIKDIKETDLLILDLDCDNRPQWEDREGWKQKPWIWNAIINFGGNTGLFGRMEVLAEEPFRALNHKEYSKGLKGIGAMMEGIENNYVMYELLFELKWHDQKINLNNWLSAYIERRYGKENKNLYKAWQILRKTVYGKKLNKTKSQQGTSESILCARPALEIEKVSSWGTSELYYNPLELLQAWTIFVNQAQHFKNNEGFEYDLLDITRQVLANHSQTLHKNMVSAFYKKDKKNFEKIAEEFLQLLDDQNTLLNSNEHFMLGKWIKDARERGTNPLEKDLFEYNARTQITTWSFQDSNLHEYSHREWAGLLSDFYKPRWEMFINFLKEKLDNKNAKAPNYYTFEEAWTKQKNTFPSKPINKTLKQVQRIYNKYHNKIKSNF, encoded by the coding sequence ATGAAAAATACGATACTATTGCTAACTGCCTTACTGATATTTAACTGTACAACAAAAAATGAGGGGGTAAACGCATTAGACCAATTGACGGTTCGAATTTTAGGTAAAGAAAAAGCAAAGAACTTTATTTTTGAAAAAACGGTGTCTATTACAGATAAAGACAAATTTACAATTGATTTTAAAGACGGTAAAGTCCTTATTAAAGGCAATTCCAACATTGCCCTAGCATCAGGATTTAATTGGTATTTAAGATACTTTACAAACTCGCACATCTCATGGGAAACACAACGCATTAACCTGCCTGAAAAATTACCGATAGTAGCAAACCCGGTCACTAAAAAAAGCCCATTTACCTATTCGTATTATCTTAATTACTGCACCTTTAACTATTCCATGGCATTTTGGGATTGGGAACGTTGGGAAAAAGAAATTGATTGGATGGCCATGAATGGGGTTAACTTGCCTTTGGCCATAGTTGGAGTTGAGAGTGTTTGGAAAAAAACGTTAGAGCGTTTAGATTTTACAGAGCAAGAAATTAATGAATTTATACCTGGACCTGCATTCAATGCCTGGTGGCTTATGGGTAATTTAGAAGGATGGGGAGGGCCCATTTCCGACGAATATATCGAGCAACAAGCAACACTACAAAAGAAAATACTATCTCGTATGAAAGAGTTAGAGATGTCTCCCATATTACCAGGCTTTTATGGGATGGTGCCAAACACATTAAAAAACAAGTATCCCGAAGCAGATGTTAGAGACCAAGGTCACTGGGCAGGAGGTTTTAAAAGACCCGCATTTTTATCACCAACCGATCCGCTTTTTAATACCATTGCAAAAATTTATTACGAAGAACTGAAAAAAGAATTTGGAGATGCCAAATACTTTTCTGGAGACCCTTTTCACGAGGGAGGAAGTAAAGAAGGAATAAATTTGACCGAAGCAGGGAAAAATATAGTACATGGAATGCGACAAAGTTTTCCTGAATCTACCTGGGTTTTTCAGGGATGGCAAGGAAGTCCTGTCGAAAAACTTATCAAAGATATTAAAGAAACAGATTTACTTATACTAGATTTAGATTGCGACAATCGCCCCCAATGGGAAGATAGAGAAGGCTGGAAACAAAAGCCATGGATTTGGAACGCCATTATAAACTTTGGAGGAAATACGGGTCTTTTTGGTAGAATGGAAGTACTTGCAGAAGAACCGTTTCGTGCCTTAAATCATAAAGAATATTCAAAAGGACTAAAAGGTATTGGTGCGATGATGGAAGGCATTGAGAATAATTATGTCATGTACGAACTGCTCTTTGAACTAAAATGGCACGACCAAAAGATTAACCTTAACAATTGGCTATCGGCCTATATCGAAAGACGTTATGGAAAAGAAAATAAAAACCTTTATAAAGCATGGCAAATATTAAGAAAAACGGTTTATGGTAAAAAATTAAATAAAACCAAATCTCAACAAGGTACTTCAGAGTCCATTTTATGCGCTCGCCCTGCATTAGAGATAGAAAAGGTATCTTCTTGGGGAACTTCGGAACTCTATTATAACCCATTAGAATTATTACAAGCTTGGACAATTTTTGTAAACCAAGCCCAACATTTTAAAAACAATGAAGGCTTTGAGTACGATTTGTTAGACATTACACGTCAGGTACTTGCCAATCATTCGCAAACTCTACATAAAAACATGGTATCAGCATTTTATAAAAAAGACAAAAAAAACTTTGAAAAAATAGCTGAGGAATTTCTTCAATTGTTAGATGACCAAAATACACTATTAAACAGTAATGAACACTTTATGCTAGGAAAGTGGATAAAAGATGCTCGAGAGAGAGGAACAAATCCATTGGAAAAAGATTTATTCGAGTACAATGCTCGTACCCAAATAACAACTTGGTCTTTTCAAGATTCAAATTTACACGAATATTCGCACAGAGAATGGGCTGGTTTGTTATCTGATTTTTACAAACCAAGATGGGAAATGTTTATTAATTTCTTGAAAGAAAAACTCGATAACAAAAATGCCAAAGCCCCTAATTATTATACTTTTGAAGAAGCTTGGACGAAACAAAAAAACACCTTTCCGTCTAAACCAATAAACAAAACGTTAAAGCAAGTACAAAGGATATATAACAAATACCATAACAAAATAAAAAGCAACTTTTAA
- a CDS encoding alginate export family protein, with protein sequence MTKISKLLIFVFIATISTAQAQLKIDAEIRPRFEYRHGFKTLIPDNTDAAAFVSQRTRLNTSYLTKDLNFFISLQDVRVWGDVPQLNTADNSGLTVHQAFGEFLLNPNMSIKLGRQEVIYDDHRIFGNVGWAQQARSHDLALLKYRKDAFSMDLGFAFNQSKENITGTTLVTPNTYKALQYAWLHKDWNNFSGSLLFLNNGTQFIDVTNASNNETRYSQTLGTHLKLNEGKFAATSNLYYQFGNDVANNEISAYLLGLETTYKFTDKTLFGLGVELQSGNENGAPSNGENKAFSPFYGTNHKFNGLMDYFYVGNHANNVGLLDLYAKANFKLNSKSSLTAFVHQFSAAAAINNTVSKNLGTELDVVYGYNFSKDIKINAGYSQMFASEGMEVLKGNSDGNTNNWGWLMVTIKPTLFSK encoded by the coding sequence ATGACTAAAATTAGCAAACTTTTAATTTTTGTTTTTATAGCAACAATTTCTACAGCACAAGCACAACTTAAAATTGATGCAGAAATAAGACCCCGTTTCGAGTACAGACATGGTTTTAAAACCTTAATTCCAGATAATACAGATGCAGCTGCATTTGTTTCGCAAAGAACAAGACTAAATACTTCTTACTTAACAAAAGACTTAAACTTTTTTATTAGTTTACAAGATGTGCGAGTTTGGGGAGATGTGCCACAGTTAAATACAGCAGACAATAGCGGTTTAACAGTACACCAAGCATTTGGAGAGTTTTTATTAAATCCGAATATGTCTATAAAATTAGGACGTCAAGAAGTAATTTACGACGACCATAGAATTTTCGGTAACGTAGGTTGGGCACAACAAGCAAGAAGTCACGATTTGGCATTGTTAAAATACAGAAAAGATGCATTTAGTATGGATCTAGGTTTTGCTTTCAACCAAAGCAAAGAAAATATAACAGGTACAACTTTAGTAACACCTAATACTTACAAAGCATTGCAATATGCTTGGTTACATAAAGATTGGAACAATTTTTCTGGAAGTCTTTTATTCTTAAATAATGGAACACAGTTTATAGATGTTACAAACGCAAGCAATAACGAAACAAGATACAGCCAAACTTTAGGGACACACTTAAAATTGAATGAAGGAAAATTTGCAGCCACCAGTAATTTGTATTATCAATTTGGTAACGATGTTGCAAATAACGAGATAAGCGCTTATTTATTAGGCTTAGAAACCACATATAAATTTACAGACAAAACGTTATTTGGTTTGGGTGTAGAATTGCAAAGTGGTAACGAAAACGGAGCACCAAGCAATGGAGAAAACAAAGCTTTTTCTCCTTTTTACGGAACAAACCACAAATTTAATGGGTTAATGGATTATTTTTACGTGGGTAACCACGCAAACAATGTTGGTTTATTAGACCTTTATGCAAAGGCAAACTTTAAACTAAATTCTAAATCGAGCCTAACAGCATTTGTACACCAATTTTCTGCAGCAGCAGCGATTAACAATACAGTTTCAAAAAATTTAGGAACAGAGTTAGATGTTGTTTACGGTTATAATTTCTCTAAAGACATAAAAATAAACGCAGGGTATTCTCAAATGTTTGCTTCTGAAGGAATGGAGGTTTTAAAAGGAAATTCCGACGGAAATACCAACAATTGGGGATGGTTAATGGTAACAATTAAACCCACCTTATTCAGTAAATAA